A region from the Panicum hallii strain FIL2 chromosome 1, PHallii_v3.1, whole genome shotgun sequence genome encodes:
- the LOC112887654 gene encoding L-type lectin-domain containing receptor kinase IV.1-like, which yields MLEAKCVLRLLFFYGLHLAAVAVSGGSGGDDEFVYSGFAGANLTLDGAAMVTPSGLLQLTDGAAVSKGHAFHPAPLHLRGGEKEDGAAAAVRSFSVSFVFGIVPVTPGMGGHGLALVVAPSRDLTGMASSYLGFLNSTSNGSARNRIVAVELDTIQSPEFKDIDDNHVGLDVNSLVSVNAASAGYYDDRTGELRNLILVSGEAMQAWVDYDGNATRIDVTLAPVGTERPRKPLVSASVDLSTVITDVAYVGFSASTGRLSTRHYVLGCSFAVDEPVPAIDMARLPKLPHTSSKSKFKVLVIALPVVTGVVALAMVACVLLLVRLRYRYVELREDWEIEFGAHRLSYKELFHATDGFKNKNLLGTGGFGTVYKGVLPTSGTEVAVKRVTHGSRQGMKEFIAEVATVGRLRHRNLVQLLGYCRLKDELLLAYDYMPNGSVEQHLYGGGGKPALNWAQRFQIIKGVASGLLYLHEEWEQVVVHRDVKASNILLDGEMNARLGDFGLARLHDRDAELHTTVVAGTFGYIAPELALTGRASPLTDVFAFGAFLLEVTTGRRPVEEAMDGSNSRLMLVDWVFEHWRNESLVEVVDPRIQGDYDVGELSLVLRVGLLCSHPLASVRPGMRQVMQYLAGDAPLPELAPTHQMGMSMLALLQNQGFDSFVMANSSSSSSVSVRSFDTSLSRGR from the coding sequence ATGCTCGAAGCCAAGTGCGTGTTGCGTCTCCTCTTCTTCTATGGCCTCCACCTTGCAGCCGTCGCTGTctccggcggcagcggcggtgacGACGAGTTCGTCTACTCCGGCTTCGCAGGCGCGAACCTCACCCTCGACGGCGCCGCCATGGTGACGCCGAGCGGCCTCCTCCAGCTGACCGACGGAGCGGCGGTGAGCAAAGGCCACGCGTTCCACCCGGCGCCGCTGCACCTCCGCGGCGGGGAAAAGGaggacggggcggcggcggcggtccggtCATTCTCGGTGTCTTTCGTGTTCGGCATCGTGCCGGTCACCCCGGGCATGGGCGGCCACGGCCTCGCGCTCGTCGTCGCCCCGTCGAGGGACCTCACCGGGATGGCAAGCAGCTACTTGGGCTTCCTCAACAGCACTAGCAATGGCAGCGCGCGCAACCGCATCGTCGCCGTGGAGCTGGACACCATCCAGAGCCCCGAGTTCAAGGACATCGACGACAACCACGTCGGTCTCGACGTCAACAGCCTCGTCTCCGTAAACGCAGCCAGCGCCGGCTACTACGACGACCGGACCGGCGAGCTCAGGAACCTCATCCTCGTCAGCGGCGAGGCCATGCAGGCGTGGGTGGATTACGACGGCAACGCCACGCGGATCGACGTCACGCTGGCTCCGGTCGGAACGGAGAGGCCGAGGAAGCCGCTTGTCTCGGCCAGCGTCGACCTCTCGACGGTGATCACCGACGTGGCTTACGTCGGCTTCTCGGCATCGACCGGCAGGCTGAGCACGCGCCACTACGTCCTCGGCTGCAGCTTCGCGGTGGATGAGCCAGTTCCGGCCATCGACATGGCCAGACTGCCCAAGCTACCTCACACGAGCTCCAAATCCAAGTTCAAGGTCTTAGTGATAGCTCTTCCGGTAGTCACCGGCGTTGTTGCCCTCGCCATGGTCGCCTGCGTTCTTCTCCTCGTCCGGCTACGGTACAGGTACGTCGAATTGCGCGAAGACTGGGAGATCGAGTTCGGTGCACACCGGCTCTCGTACAAGGAATTGTTTCACGCCACCGACGGGTTCAAGAACAAGAACTTGCTGGGCACCGGAGGGTTCGGAACGGTGTACAAGGGCGTGCTCCCCACCTCCGGCACGGAGGTCGCGGTGAAGAGGGTGACCCACGGGTCTCGGCAGGGGATGAAGGAGTTCATCGCCGAGGTCGCCACCGTCGGCCGCCTCCGGCACCGGAACCTCGTGCAGCTGCTCGGCTACTGCCGGCTCAAAGACGAGCTCCTCCTGGCCTACGATTACATGCCCAACGGCAGCGTCGAGCAGCATctctacggcggcggcggcaagcctGCGCTGAACTGGGCCCAGAGGTTTCAGATCATCAAGGGCGTCGCGTCCGGCTTGCTCTACCTCCACGAGGAGTGGGAGCAAGTCGTGGTCCACCGGGACGTGAAGGCGAGCAACATCCTCCTCGACGGCGAGATGAACGCCCGGCTCGGCGACTTCGGGCTCGCGAGGCTGCACGACCGCGACGCCGAGCTGCACACCACGGTCGTCGCCGGCACCTTCGGGTACATCGCGCCGGAGCTGGCCCTGACCGGCAGGGCGTCCCCTCTCACCGACGTCTTCGCCTTCGGCGCGTTCCTCCTCGAGGTCACCACCGGGAGAAGGCCTGTGGAGGAGGCCATGGACGGCAGCAACAGCAGGCTCATGCTGGTGGACTGGGTGTTCGAGCACTGGCGTAACGAGTCGCTCGTCGAGGTGGTGGACCCCAGGATCCAGGGAGACTATGACGTGGGCGAGCTGAGCTTGGTGTTGAGGGTGGGGTTGCTGTGCTCGCATCCGCTGGCCAGCGTAAGGCCAGGCATGCGACAGGTCATGCAGTACCTCGCCGGGGACGCGCCACTCCCGGAGCTGGCGCCGACGCATCAGATGGGCATGAGCATGCTGGCGTTGCTGCAGAACCAAGGGTTCGACTCGTTTGTCATGGCCaactcctcctcgtcgtcgtcagTGTCGGTGAGGAGCTTTGACACTAGCCTATCAAGAGGGAGATGA